The following coding sequences lie in one Nycticebus coucang isolate mNycCou1 chromosome 18, mNycCou1.pri, whole genome shotgun sequence genomic window:
- the LGALS9 gene encoding galectin-9 isoform X1 yields the protein MAVSGAQPPYLSPVVPFSGIIQGGLQVGLQITVNGSVLNSSANRFAVNLQTGFSDNDIAFHFNPRFEDGGFVVCNTRKKGHWGREERWMQMPFQKGRPFELCFLVQPSDFKVMVNGSFFVQYSHRVPFHLVDNISVSGAVQLSYISFQNTQVAPAQSACSRVQSSQPVRFPPKFKGHRPKPPGMWTANQVPFTQTVIHTVQTTPGQMFPNPVIPPPVYHNPCYPMPFFTTIPGGLYPFKSIVISGTVLPGAQRFSIDLRSGNDIAFHLNPRFDENTVVRNTQINNRWGTEERSLPGRMPFIRGQNFLVWIRCEGHCLKVSVDGQHQFDYYHRVNNLTAINNLQVAGDVQLTHVQT from the exons ATGGCTGTCAGCGGTGCCCAGCCTCCCTACTTGAGCCCA GTTGTCCCCTTTTCTGGGATAATCCAGGGGGGTCTCCAGGTTGGACTTCAGATCACTGTGAATGGCTCTGTTCTTAACTCCAGTGCAAACAG GTTTGCTGTGAACTTGCAGACTGGCTTCAGTGACAATGACATCGCCTTCCACTTTAACCCTCGGTTTGAAGATGGAGGGTTCGTGGTCTGCAACACAAGGAAGAAGGGACACTGGGGGCGTGAGGAGAGGTGGATGCAAATGCCCTTCCAGAAGGGGAGGCCTTTTGAGCTTTGCTTCTTGGTGCAGCCCTCGGATTTCAAG GTGATGGTGAACGGGAGCTTCTTTGTGCAGTACTCACACCGGGTGCCCTTCCACCTCGTGGACAACATCTCTGTCAGTGGCGCGGTGCAGCTGTCCTACATCAGCTTCCAG AACACCCAGGTGGCCCCCGCCCAGTCTGCCTGCTCCAGGGTGCAATCCTCCCAGCCTGTTCGTTTCCCACCCAAGTTCAAGGGGCACAGACCGAAA CCACCAGGCATGTGGACTGCCAACCAGGTCCCCTTT ACTCAGACCGTCATCCACACCGTGCAGACTACCCCTGGACAGATGTTTCCT AATCCTGTCATCCCACCTCCAGTGTACCACAACCCATGCTAC CCGATGCCTTTCTTCACTACCATCCCAGGTGGGCTGTACCCATTCAAGTCCATCGTCATATCTGGCACTGTCCTGCCTGGTGCACAGAG GTTTTCCATCGACCTGCGCTCGGGGAATGACATCGCCTTCCACTTGAACCCCCGTTTCGATGAGAACACTGTGGTCCGCAACACCCAGATCAATAACAGGTGGGGGACTGAGGAGCGAAGCTTGCCTGGAAGAATGCCCTTCATCCGAGGCCAGAACTTCTTG GTGTGGATCAGGTGTGAAGGCCACTGCCTCAAGGTGTCTGTGGATGGTCAGCACCAGTTTGATTACTATCACCGTGTGAATAACCTGACCGCCATCAACAACCTACAAGTGGCGGGTGATGTGCAGCTGACACATGTGCAGACATAG
- the LGALS9 gene encoding galectin-9 isoform X2, which produces MAVSGAQPPYLSPVVPFSGIIQGGLQVGLQITVNGSVLNSSANRFAVNLQTGFSDNDIAFHFNPRFEDGGFVVCNTRKKGHWGREERWMQMPFQKGRPFELCFLVQPSDFKVMVNGSFFVQYSHRVPFHLVDNISVSGAVQLSYISFQPPGMWTANQVPFTQTVIHTVQTTPGQMFPNPVIPPPVYHNPCYPMPFFTTIPGGLYPFKSIVISGTVLPGAQRFSIDLRSGNDIAFHLNPRFDENTVVRNTQINNRWGTEERSLPGRMPFIRGQNFLVWIRCEGHCLKVSVDGQHQFDYYHRVNNLTAINNLQVAGDVQLTHVQT; this is translated from the exons ATGGCTGTCAGCGGTGCCCAGCCTCCCTACTTGAGCCCA GTTGTCCCCTTTTCTGGGATAATCCAGGGGGGTCTCCAGGTTGGACTTCAGATCACTGTGAATGGCTCTGTTCTTAACTCCAGTGCAAACAG GTTTGCTGTGAACTTGCAGACTGGCTTCAGTGACAATGACATCGCCTTCCACTTTAACCCTCGGTTTGAAGATGGAGGGTTCGTGGTCTGCAACACAAGGAAGAAGGGACACTGGGGGCGTGAGGAGAGGTGGATGCAAATGCCCTTCCAGAAGGGGAGGCCTTTTGAGCTTTGCTTCTTGGTGCAGCCCTCGGATTTCAAG GTGATGGTGAACGGGAGCTTCTTTGTGCAGTACTCACACCGGGTGCCCTTCCACCTCGTGGACAACATCTCTGTCAGTGGCGCGGTGCAGCTGTCCTACATCAGCTTCCAG CCACCAGGCATGTGGACTGCCAACCAGGTCCCCTTT ACTCAGACCGTCATCCACACCGTGCAGACTACCCCTGGACAGATGTTTCCT AATCCTGTCATCCCACCTCCAGTGTACCACAACCCATGCTAC CCGATGCCTTTCTTCACTACCATCCCAGGTGGGCTGTACCCATTCAAGTCCATCGTCATATCTGGCACTGTCCTGCCTGGTGCACAGAG GTTTTCCATCGACCTGCGCTCGGGGAATGACATCGCCTTCCACTTGAACCCCCGTTTCGATGAGAACACTGTGGTCCGCAACACCCAGATCAATAACAGGTGGGGGACTGAGGAGCGAAGCTTGCCTGGAAGAATGCCCTTCATCCGAGGCCAGAACTTCTTG GTGTGGATCAGGTGTGAAGGCCACTGCCTCAAGGTGTCTGTGGATGGTCAGCACCAGTTTGATTACTATCACCGTGTGAATAACCTGACCGCCATCAACAACCTACAAGTGGCGGGTGATGTGCAGCTGACACATGTGCAGACATAG